The Methylomusa anaerophila genome has a segment encoding these proteins:
- a CDS encoding ANTAR domain-containing response regulator, whose protein sequence is MESLRIVIADNESIIRMDLKELLEEAGHSIVGEAADGIKAVELARKHNPDLVIMDIKMPEMDGITAAKIISNEKIAPVLLLTAFSQKEIVEKAKDSGVLAYLVKPVKEANLFPAMEIALSRFQEFAELEKELEEVKNSLETRKILDRAKGILMDAYSLTESEAYRRIQQYSMSKRKSIREVAEAIVESATRKR, encoded by the coding sequence ATGGAATCTTTGCGGATTGTAATCGCGGATAATGAATCCATTATCCGGATGGACTTAAAAGAACTGTTGGAGGAGGCCGGGCATAGCATAGTTGGAGAAGCAGCGGACGGAATCAAGGCTGTGGAACTGGCTCGTAAACATAACCCGGATCTTGTTATTATGGACATTAAGATGCCGGAAATGGATGGTATTACAGCAGCCAAGATCATTTCAAATGAAAAAATAGCTCCGGTTTTACTACTGACAGCCTTTAGTCAGAAGGAAATTGTGGAAAAGGCAAAAGATTCCGGCGTACTTGCCTACCTGGTGAAACCGGTAAAAGAAGCTAACCTATTTCCGGCTATGGAGATTGCGTTATCAAGATTTCAGGAGTTTGCGGAACTGGAAAAGGAATTGGAAGAAGTTAAGAATTCATTGGAGACTCGTAAAATACTCGATCGTGCCAAAGGAATTCTTATGGATGCCTATAGCCTTACTGAGAGTGAGGCCTATAGGCGTATTCAGCAATACAGTATGAGCAAACGCAAGTCTATTCGGGAAGTGGCGGAGGCTATTGTTGAGTCTGCCACTCGCAAACGGTAG
- the mqnE gene encoding aminofutalosine synthase MqnE, which translates to MNEYVYSAKEKIINNQRIDFADAMALYYHEDLLMLAQLARKAKEAKSGRHVYFNVNRHINLSNICQSGCPLCAFACKSGEEQAFVLETADVEKIVRQAVKGTPDLTEIHIVSALNPEKAFSYYMNIIETVRREAPHVHIKAFTPVEISHFSQISGYSVKAVLEKLKEAGLHSLPGGGAEILDDEVRQIICPNKASTAQWIEVIRTAHKLNIPTNATMLYGHIETVAQRIRHLLTIRDIQDETGGFQGFVAFPFHPGNTDLAATHTVNRVSAWEDLKMIAIARLILDNVEHIKAFWMMLTLPVAQLSLAFGVDDFDGTVVEEKIIHAAGAKTKSGITKKELIALIRETGLIPVERDTFYHHLKVYDGEKQG; encoded by the coding sequence TTGAATGAGTACGTTTATTCTGCGAAGGAAAAGATTATAAACAACCAGCGTATAGATTTTGCGGATGCCATGGCTTTATATTATCATGAAGATCTCCTGATGCTGGCGCAACTGGCACGGAAAGCAAAGGAAGCAAAATCGGGACGACACGTTTATTTTAATGTCAATCGTCATATTAATCTGTCTAATATTTGCCAATCGGGGTGTCCGCTTTGTGCATTTGCCTGTAAATCGGGTGAGGAACAGGCTTTTGTGCTGGAAACGGCAGATGTGGAAAAAATTGTAAGGCAGGCAGTTAAAGGTACACCGGATTTAACCGAAATCCATATTGTCAGCGCTCTAAATCCTGAAAAAGCATTTTCTTACTATATGAACATTATTGAGACGGTGAGACGGGAAGCGCCTCACGTTCACATTAAAGCATTCACTCCGGTCGAGATCAGCCATTTTTCCCAAATCTCCGGTTACTCAGTGAAAGCTGTATTGGAAAAATTAAAAGAAGCCGGACTGCATTCCCTGCCAGGTGGTGGCGCTGAAATACTGGATGACGAAGTGCGACAAATAATTTGTCCCAACAAAGCTTCAACTGCCCAGTGGATTGAGGTAATCAGAACTGCTCACAAACTAAATATACCTACAAACGCCACCATGCTTTACGGGCATATTGAAACTGTTGCCCAGCGGATCCGGCATCTTCTGACTATCAGGGATATCCAGGACGAAACAGGCGGTTTTCAAGGATTTGTTGCCTTTCCTTTCCACCCGGGCAATACGGACCTGGCTGCGACTCACACAGTCAACAGAGTATCAGCTTGGGAAGATCTGAAAATGATTGCCATAGCCCGGCTGATACTTGATAACGTTGAGCATATTAAAGCCTTCTGGATGATGCTTACCCTGCCGGTTGCCCAACTGTCCCTTGCTTTTGGCGTGGATGATTTTGATGGAACGGTAGTAGAGGAAAAAATTATCCACGCTGCCGGCGCCAAGACAAAATCCGGCATTACTAAGAAGGAATTGATCGCCTTGATACGGGAAACCGGCTTAATTCCGGTGGAACGGGACACCTTTTACCACCACCTTAAAGTATATGACGGAGAGAAACAAGGATGA
- a CDS encoding menaquinone biosynthetic enzyme MqnA/MqnD family protein — protein MNTGNQARLGHIDFINCLPLAHGLKAGGFGQDLDIVAGAPSWLNRLAIDGKVDITPVSSIIYAINKNRFLILPDVSISAKGILQSIILVAKRPIYELEGAKVALTYKSATSHILLKIIMNKAYNLTPDYFISQAAGVDEALQDADAALFIGDDALYAYHRKRRSYYYYDLGGEWKKLTGQAMVYALWVVDRRFAGSFPELVTMIHRRVTQGFSYGLSHLPEAAAAINGKVPFTAEQILHYLDLLNYGLSSEHQTALLTYYSMAQELGYIADVPALRFARVGGERE, from the coding sequence ATGAATACCGGCAATCAAGCTAGATTAGGACATATTGATTTTATCAATTGTTTGCCATTGGCACACGGACTGAAAGCAGGTGGTTTCGGTCAGGACCTTGATATTGTGGCAGGAGCGCCGTCGTGGCTCAACCGGCTGGCAATAGACGGAAAGGTTGACATCACACCCGTTTCTTCAATTATATATGCTATAAATAAGAATAGATTTCTTATATTGCCTGATGTCTCGATTAGTGCGAAGGGAATTTTGCAAAGCATAATCCTGGTAGCCAAAAGACCAATATATGAATTAGAAGGAGCGAAAGTGGCGTTAACCTATAAATCAGCTACATCCCATATACTGCTCAAGATTATTATGAATAAGGCTTATAATTTGACGCCCGACTATTTCATCTCCCAGGCCGCCGGGGTTGATGAAGCACTGCAAGATGCCGACGCCGCTTTGTTTATCGGCGATGATGCTCTATATGCCTATCACCGTAAAAGACGGAGCTATTACTATTATGACCTGGGCGGAGAGTGGAAAAAGCTGACCGGGCAAGCCATGGTATATGCTTTATGGGTGGTAGACCGCCGGTTTGCCGGGAGCTTCCCGGAACTGGTTACTATGATTCACCGCCGAGTGACGCAAGGGTTTTCCTACGGCTTGTCCCACCTTCCGGAGGCAGCTGCGGCGATTAACGGCAAAGTGCCTTTCACTGCCGAACAGATACTCCATTATTTAGACCTTTTGAACTACGGCTTGTCATCTGAACATCAAACGGCCTTGTTGACATATTACAGCATGGCGCAAGAGCTTGGATATATAGCGGATGTTCCGGCTCTCCGCTTTGCCCGGGTGGGGGGAGAAAGGGAATGA
- the mqnC gene encoding cyclic dehypoxanthinyl futalosine synthase encodes MMSLAEALDLLNGADILELGRAADTVRYRIHPENVVTFIIDRNINYTNICKSECKFCAFYRPAYHRDGYVLSYDDILNKIRETVAAGGTQIMLQGGLNSELSLDYYLNLLKLIKKHYSISITIHSFSPAEIQFMAKQAGISLKETLLKLKSAGLDSLPGGGAEILVDEVRRRVSPKKISAADWLEVMRQAHGVGLKATATMVIGMGESFKDRLEHMEKIRALQEETGGFRAFIMWSYQPGNTQLGGEKISAWDYLRTLAVARLYLHNIEHIQGSWVTQGQNIGQLTLAFGADDLGSIMLEENVVRAAGTAYEMSVNKMLGMIRAAGKIPAQRDTEYNIIKRFE; translated from the coding sequence ATGATGTCCTTGGCTGAAGCATTGGATTTGTTAAATGGCGCCGACATCCTGGAGTTAGGGCGGGCGGCGGACACTGTTCGCTACCGGATTCACCCGGAAAATGTGGTTACCTTTATCATTGACCGTAATATCAATTATACCAACATATGCAAAAGTGAATGCAAATTTTGCGCCTTTTATCGTCCGGCATATCACCGGGACGGCTATGTGTTATCTTATGACGATATCCTTAATAAAATTAGAGAAACCGTTGCTGCCGGCGGTACACAAATCATGTTGCAGGGCGGATTAAATTCTGAATTGAGTCTTGACTATTACCTAAATTTGCTTAAACTTATAAAAAAGCACTATTCCATTTCCATTACTATCCATTCCTTTTCTCCTGCTGAAATACAATTCATGGCCAAGCAGGCAGGAATTTCCCTTAAAGAGACCTTGCTTAAATTAAAGAGTGCGGGTTTGGATTCTCTTCCCGGCGGTGGGGCTGAAATTTTGGTGGACGAGGTTAGAAGACGGGTAAGCCCAAAGAAGATCAGCGCTGCTGATTGGCTGGAGGTTATGCGGCAAGCCCACGGGGTTGGGTTGAAAGCTACTGCGACTATGGTAATCGGTATGGGAGAAAGTTTTAAAGACAGATTGGAACATATGGAAAAGATACGCGCGCTGCAGGAAGAAACCGGCGGTTTTCGCGCTTTCATCATGTGGTCCTATCAACCGGGAAATACTCAGCTCGGCGGCGAGAAGATCTCAGCCTGGGACTATTTAAGAACTCTGGCTGTTGCCCGGCTTTATTTGCATAATATAGAGCATATTCAGGGTTCGTGGGTTACACAGGGTCAAAACATAGGCCAACTGACTTTGGCGTTTGGCGCCGATGACCTTGGCAGCATTATGCTGGAAGAAAATGTTGTACGGGCGGCAGGCACTGCTTACGAAATGTCTGTCAACAAGATGCTGGGGATGATTCGGGCGGCAGGAAAAATTCCGGCCCAGCGAGATACAGAATACAATATTATTAAACGCTTTGAGTAA
- a CDS encoding MTAP family purine nucleoside phosphorylase, translating into MDLDKTEFAVIGGSGTLSGNFPLGVDDTGIELLGENLAIDTPYGRSPAFRLFSVDGQRVLTCKMHGWRSGVSRADASRQIFWVFRQIGVKRIIAEGGVGSANHLLDPRDFIIPHDYIDLSLRKDVGLEGKYLLVMREALCPEIRSVLIDTVKEHYHGRVFARGIYAVTEGRHFESPAEVAMLKGHADIIGQSLCPEVYLAREIGACYAGLYFVVNYGEGVVKDWSHQELTDIFFNDAPLISKIILAAIRKLSPKGKCGCSALRKETLLKEVYK; encoded by the coding sequence ATGGATCTAGATAAAACCGAATTTGCCGTTATCGGTGGTTCCGGTACGTTGTCTGGCAATTTTCCTTTGGGTGTGGACGACACGGGAATTGAGCTTCTTGGGGAAAATCTCGCAATTGACACGCCCTACGGACGCAGCCCGGCTTTTCGTTTATTTAGCGTGGATGGGCAACGGGTATTAACATGTAAGATGCATGGCTGGCGCAGCGGGGTAAGCCGGGCCGACGCTTCCCGTCAAATTTTTTGGGTATTTCGTCAAATAGGCGTAAAGCGGATTATCGCTGAAGGTGGCGTTGGATCAGCCAATCATCTGTTAGATCCCCGGGATTTTATTATTCCTCACGATTACATTGATCTGTCGTTGCGTAAGGATGTTGGTCTTGAGGGAAAATATCTATTAGTTATGCGGGAGGCGCTGTGTCCGGAAATACGTTCCGTACTGATTGATACGGTTAAGGAACATTATCACGGACGGGTATTTGCCAGGGGTATATACGCGGTGACCGAAGGACGTCACTTTGAAAGCCCGGCTGAAGTCGCTATGTTAAAAGGACATGCCGATATTATCGGCCAGAGCTTGTGCCCGGAAGTGTATTTAGCCAGAGAAATCGGCGCCTGTTATGCCGGTTTATATTTTGTGGTTAATTACGGCGAAGGTGTGGTCAAAGATTGGTCTCATCAGGAGTTAACCGATATTTTTTTTAATGACGCCCCATTAATCAGCAAAATTATCCTGGCCGCTATTCGCAAGCTGTCTCCCAAAGGTAAATGTGGTTGTTCGGCATTGCGTAAAGAGACATTATTAAAGGAAGTATACAAATAG
- a CDS encoding SAM-dependent methyltransferase produces the protein MYPFTDQFMSNDENVEFLKAAMMGPNAMRLSEELSLYLNIDENMRILDLGCGCGLSTLLLAKKYGASVFAADLWISPTENYERFQSIGIDDKAVPISVDATKGLPFANGYFDLLFTVDAYHYFGDTAEMLPSLIPFVKKGGYIVVAIPGLNYEFEGNVPDEMQPFWNSEMERTLHSLDWWKDLWKKAEGIEMVDSREMACCRQAWKEWQTGYHPIVAEDIKMMEAEGGKYFNLIQLIAKVL, from the coding sequence ATGTATCCATTTACAGACCAGTTTATGTCCAATGATGAAAATGTTGAGTTCTTGAAAGCCGCTATGATGGGGCCAAATGCCATGCGATTATCAGAGGAATTGTCATTGTACCTAAACATTGATGAGAATATGCGAATACTTGACCTTGGCTGCGGGTGTGGTCTTTCCACGCTTTTGTTGGCGAAAAAATATGGCGCGTCCGTTTTCGCCGCCGACCTCTGGATTTCGCCAACTGAAAACTATGAGCGTTTTCAATCTATCGGGATTGATGATAAGGCCGTTCCGATTTCCGTAGACGCGACCAAAGGGCTGCCTTTCGCAAACGGATATTTTGACTTGTTGTTCACCGTGGACGCTTACCATTATTTCGGCGATACGGCGGAAATGCTCCCGTCGCTTATTCCTTTTGTGAAAAAGGGCGGCTATATCGTCGTGGCTATTCCTGGATTAAATTACGAATTTGAGGGTAATGTTCCCGATGAAATGCAGCCGTTTTGGAATAGCGAGATGGAAAGAACCTTGCACTCTCTTGATTGGTGGAAAGATTTGTGGAAGAAAGCAGAGGGCATTGAAATGGTGGACAGTCGCGAAATGGCCTGTTGCAGACAGGCGTGGAAAGAATGGCAGACCGGTTATCATCCCATTGTCGCTGAGGACATCAAAATGATGGAGGCTGAAGGCGGAAAGTATTTTAATCTTATTCAGTTGATTGCTAAAGTACTCTGA
- the groL gene encoding chaperonin GroEL (60 kDa chaperone family; promotes refolding of misfolded polypeptides especially under stressful conditions; forms two stacked rings of heptamers to form a barrel-shaped 14mer; ends can be capped by GroES; misfolded proteins enter the barrel where they are refolded when GroES binds) encodes MAKQIIFDEEARRALEKGVNALANAVKITLGPKGRNVVLDKKFGAPTITNDGVTIARDVELEDPFENMGAQLVKEVATKTNDVAGDGTTTATLLAQAMIREGMRNVAAGANPMILKKGIEKAVEVLVSEIKASSKKIETKDAIAQVASISAADAEIGKLIAEAMEKVGKDGVITVEESKTMGTDLDVVEGMQFDRGYISPYMVTDADKMEAVLNEPYILITDRKIGAIADLLPVLEKVVQQGKELLIVAEDVEGEALATLVVNKLRGTFRAVAVKAPGFGDRRKAMLEDIAILTSGAVITEELGRKLDSVQLSDLGRARQVRVSKEETTIVEGYGQADEIKKRVGQIRVQIEETTSDFDKEKLQERLAKLAGGVAVIQVGAATEVELKEKKHRIEDALNATRAAVEEGIVAGGGTTFIDIQASLDKLSLTGDEKTGVNIVRRAIEEPVRQIADNAGHEGSVVVENVKKAGTGFGFNALTEEYIDMIAAGIVDPAKVTRSALQNAASIAAMVLTTETLIADKPEKESPAAGMGGMGGMGGMGGMGGMM; translated from the coding sequence ATGGCTAAGCAAATTATTTTTGATGAAGAAGCACGTCGTGCACTGGAAAAAGGTGTTAACGCCCTTGCCAACGCTGTTAAAATAACTCTTGGACCTAAAGGTCGTAACGTTGTTCTGGACAAAAAATTCGGTGCTCCTACCATTACTAATGACGGCGTAACCATCGCCCGTGATGTTGAACTTGAAGATCCCTTCGAAAATATGGGTGCTCAACTTGTTAAAGAAGTTGCCACCAAAACGAATGACGTAGCCGGTGACGGTACTACTACCGCTACTCTCTTGGCTCAAGCCATGATCCGCGAAGGTATGCGCAATGTTGCCGCAGGTGCCAACCCCATGATTCTCAAAAAAGGTATTGAAAAGGCCGTTGAAGTACTTGTCAGCGAGATTAAAGCAAGCTCTAAAAAAATTGAGACTAAAGATGCTATTGCCCAGGTTGCGTCTATTTCCGCCGCTGACGCTGAAATTGGCAAGCTGATTGCCGAAGCCATGGAAAAAGTAGGTAAAGACGGTGTTATCACTGTTGAAGAATCCAAAACTATGGGTACTGATCTTGATGTTGTAGAAGGAATGCAGTTCGACCGCGGTTACATTTCGCCCTATATGGTTACCGACGCTGACAAAATGGAAGCCGTTCTGAATGAACCATATATCCTGATCACCGACCGTAAGATTGGTGCTATTGCCGACCTTCTCCCGGTCCTTGAAAAAGTGGTGCAACAAGGCAAGGAACTCTTAATTGTTGCTGAAGATGTAGAAGGGGAAGCGCTGGCTACCCTGGTAGTAAATAAACTTCGTGGTACTTTCCGGGCTGTAGCGGTGAAGGCTCCTGGCTTTGGTGACCGCAGAAAAGCAATGCTGGAAGACATCGCTATCCTTACCAGCGGTGCCGTTATTACCGAAGAACTTGGCCGCAAGCTCGATAGTGTACAACTTTCCGATCTTGGCCGCGCTCGTCAAGTCCGGGTTTCCAAAGAAGAAACTACGATCGTGGAAGGTTATGGACAAGCTGATGAAATCAAAAAACGTGTCGGCCAAATCCGTGTTCAAATCGAAGAAACTACCTCTGATTTCGATAAAGAAAAACTGCAAGAACGTCTGGCCAAACTTGCCGGTGGTGTAGCAGTAATCCAAGTTGGTGCAGCTACAGAAGTTGAACTCAAAGAGAAGAAACACCGTATCGAAGATGCTCTCAATGCTACTCGCGCAGCTGTTGAAGAAGGTATTGTAGCCGGTGGCGGCACTACCTTCATCGACATTCAAGCCAGTCTTGATAAGCTCAGCCTTACTGGTGATGAAAAGACCGGTGTGAACATTGTAAGACGGGCGATTGAAGAACCTGTACGCCAGATTGCCGATAACGCCGGGCATGAAGGTTCCGTGGTTGTTGAAAACGTTAAAAAAGCAGGCACAGGCTTTGGCTTCAACGCTCTTACTGAAGAATACATTGATATGATTGCCGCCGGTATTGTTGATCCGGCTAAAGTTACCCGCTCCGCTCTGCAAAACGCAGCCAGCATTGCGGCCATGGTACTCACTACTGAAACCCTTATTGCCGACAAACCGGAAAAAGAAAGTCCGGCAGCCGGCATGGGCGGCATGGGTGGTATGGGCGGCATGGGCGGTATGGGCGGCATGATGTAA
- the pdaB gene encoding polysaccharide deacetylase family sporulation protein PdaB produces MIINLRRLFYHRHIFFSIIGLLAISTVYIQISEVISGGPIAIAGTRTEQKVVALTFDHSWGNKFTPSILDTLKQHDLKVTFFIMGPWAKKYPEVAQRMVTDGHEIASHGYRHENYGDMPPAWVKEDITKAQELIKEVTGVETKLIRPPNGHYSQTSLKVADELGYKTIIWNVDSLDWKNPGRDVIIDRIMKRIKPGAIILMHASDTPVQTAEALPVVIEKIKAEGYKIVTVSELLTNCSEKGIQRH; encoded by the coding sequence GTGATCATCAACTTGCGCCGCCTGTTCTATCACCGTCATATTTTTTTTAGCATTATTGGATTGCTTGCAATCTCCACTGTGTACATCCAAATTTCAGAAGTCATTTCCGGGGGGCCGATTGCTATTGCCGGCACTCGGACGGAACAGAAAGTGGTGGCTCTGACTTTTGACCATTCGTGGGGAAACAAGTTTACCCCTTCCATTTTGGATACCTTAAAACAGCATGATCTTAAAGTTACTTTTTTCATTATGGGTCCATGGGCCAAGAAATATCCCGAAGTTGCTCAGCGAATGGTCACGGATGGTCATGAAATAGCAAGTCACGGCTATCGGCATGAAAACTATGGTGACATGCCGCCCGCATGGGTGAAGGAAGATATAACCAAGGCGCAGGAACTGATAAAAGAGGTAACAGGCGTTGAAACCAAGCTTATCCGTCCGCCTAATGGCCACTACAGCCAAACATCTCTTAAAGTTGCAGACGAACTAGGCTATAAAACGATTATTTGGAATGTAGATTCTCTTGATTGGAAGAATCCCGGCCGAGACGTAATTATTGACCGTATTATGAAACGAATTAAACCTGGCGCCATTATACTGATGCACGCTTCCGATACTCCCGTGCAGACGGCGGAAGCCTTACCCGTCGTCATTGAAAAGATTAAAGCGGAAGGGTATAAGATCGTTACCGTAAGTGAACTGCTCACCAATTGTAGTGAAAAAGGAATTCAGAGACATTGA
- a CDS encoding sensor histidine kinase, protein MGVVADLCRKISTLNPNEIETLENVLTVLGLAADLAHAQATLYAPALSENFMVIVAQLKPNTSYIQFRTNLLGSAVESGEEPLVWRTLISGEPIAGQREFELGGDVVEMRVFPIRDSSGQVVAATSFETSSSEASADGHHVLMETAYMLLNMAASDLYSGSKLYRPLGTRDGIVIVDAQGDIIFSNSAADGIYKTLGVNRMIGRRVDDQQINMKVVQQAEGSGEPQESEIEAGNMILMQRAIPIVAKEQVSRVIFIIADVTEIRKKEKELLIKSAVIQEIHHRVKNNLQTIASLLRLQARRTSTPEVKAALRESVNRILSISVVHEFLSQQDREYIDVAEVTKNILDLVIQNMLEPDFNIETVLNGQTVILPSERASSLALVINELIQNSIEHGFVGRKEGLISVDITIAPDSYQIDIYDNGVGLPKDFNLQTTNSLGLQIVRTLVETDLGGKFRIYSDTGTHASVIIPRLAESAKGD, encoded by the coding sequence ATGGGAGTCGTTGCCGACTTATGCCGAAAGATATCTACTTTAAACCCTAATGAAATAGAGACTTTGGAAAATGTTTTAACCGTTTTGGGCTTGGCTGCAGATTTGGCTCATGCGCAAGCAACCCTGTATGCCCCAGCCCTCAGCGAAAACTTTATGGTCATCGTTGCGCAGCTAAAACCGAATACCAGCTATATCCAGTTCCGGACAAATCTATTAGGAAGTGCTGTCGAATCAGGTGAAGAACCGCTTGTCTGGCGTACTTTAATTTCCGGCGAACCCATTGCTGGACAGCGGGAGTTTGAATTAGGTGGAGACGTCGTTGAGATGCGGGTTTTTCCAATTCGCGACAGCAGCGGTCAGGTTGTTGCGGCCACCAGCTTTGAAACGAGCAGTTCGGAAGCAAGCGCCGATGGCCATCATGTTCTTATGGAAACCGCCTATATGCTCCTTAACATGGCTGCTTCCGATTTGTATTCAGGCAGTAAGCTCTATCGGCCTCTTGGTACCAGAGATGGGATTGTTATTGTTGACGCACAGGGCGATATAATTTTTTCCAACTCTGCTGCGGATGGCATTTATAAGACATTAGGAGTTAACCGGATGATCGGACGGCGGGTTGACGACCAGCAAATTAATATGAAAGTTGTTCAGCAAGCGGAAGGTAGCGGTGAGCCCCAGGAAAGCGAAATTGAAGCCGGGAATATGATATTGATGCAACGGGCCATTCCAATTGTTGCTAAAGAGCAAGTATCCCGTGTCATATTTATTATTGCGGATGTTACAGAAATTAGGAAAAAAGAAAAAGAACTGTTAATTAAATCTGCCGTAATTCAAGAAATCCATCACCGGGTAAAAAACAACCTTCAGACGATAGCCAGTTTACTCAGGTTACAGGCGCGGCGTACTAGCACACCTGAAGTTAAAGCCGCTTTAAGAGAGAGCGTCAACCGTATATTGAGCATTTCAGTGGTACATGAATTCTTGTCGCAGCAGGATCGTGAGTATATTGATGTTGCGGAGGTTACCAAGAATATTCTGGATCTGGTCATTCAAAATATGCTGGAACCGGATTTTAACATAGAGACAGTACTAAATGGGCAGACGGTGATATTGCCTTCTGAGCGGGCCAGTAGTTTGGCGCTTGTTATTAACGAACTTATTCAAAACTCAATTGAACATGGATTTGTCGGGCGCAAGGAAGGCCTAATCAGTGTTGATATTACTATAGCCCCGGATAGTTACCAAATTGATATTTACGACAATGGAGTTGGACTGCCGAAAGATTTTAATCTGCAGACCACCAACAGTCTCGGTCTGCAAATTGTGAGGACTCTCGTTGAAACCGATCTTGGCGGCAAGTTTAGGATTTATTCCGATACTGGAACTCACGCCTCAGTTATTATTCCGCGACTTGCAGAAAGTGCAAAAGGAGACTAA
- the groES gene encoding co-chaperone GroES, which produces MIKPLGDRVVIEALEKEEVTKSGIVLPDTVKEKPQEGKIVAVGTGKVLDNGQRIALDVKAGDKVIFSKYAGTEVKIDGKEYLILSERDILAIVE; this is translated from the coding sequence ATGATTAAGCCGTTAGGCGACAGAGTAGTAATCGAGGCTTTGGAAAAGGAAGAAGTTACCAAAAGTGGAATTGTCCTGCCGGACACCGTTAAGGAAAAGCCGCAAGAAGGTAAAATTGTGGCTGTCGGTACCGGGAAAGTATTGGATAACGGTCAGCGGATTGCGCTTGATGTTAAAGCCGGTGACAAAGTTATTTTTTCCAAATATGCCGGTACTGAAGTTAAGATTGATGGTAAAGAGTACCTCATTCTCAGCGAAAGAGATATCCTGGCAATAGTTGAATAG